One genomic window of Salvia miltiorrhiza cultivar Shanhuang (shh) chromosome 4, IMPLAD_Smil_shh, whole genome shotgun sequence includes the following:
- the LOC131021958 gene encoding probable rhamnogalacturonate lyase B: protein MDKGRRRCHLIILLCLFFLLTKIHADRSSPPVKLLVTDKHVEIDNGIVKITLSNPGGMITSVGYKKTTNILQYRFKEGRRGYWDIMWSTPDRNGSHLDTLECENLRVIAESDDQVEVSFIRTWHHSLDGEVPLNIDKRYIVLRGSSGFYSYATLEHMAGWPDLDIDEARIVMKLDEMFRYMVISDDKQRIMPTEMDTKTGRSLDYKEAVLLTNPSNPQLRGEVDDKYQYSCENKDSHVHGWISSNPRIGFWVIMPSDEFRAGGPIKQDLTSHASSTSLAVFFSAHYIGADFGVKLRNGERWKKVFGPVFMYLNSDNTHNPTAIWEDAKRQAAEETKKWPYNFPLSRDFPRSNQRGAISGRLFVHDRVITTANSAYVGLAQPGDAGSWQDNSKGYQFWTQSDESGHFRIKDVRAGTYNLYAWVPGVIGDYKHRADIIIRPGSQIVMGNIVYDAPRNGPTLWEIGIPDRTAAEFYVPDPSPHLVNKLYINHTEKYRQYGLWNRYTDLYPHQDLIYTVGVSDYRRDWFFAHVNRKVSKGYVPTAWQIVFNVRHVIRAGTYTLRLALASANYAEIQVRINKRSGIRPYFSTGVIGADNAIARHGIHGLYRLYSVEISGSQLLQGRNTIYLRQARGALPFVGAMYDYIRLEAPPQSSHQSHSTAVSYANSINSCTSVLIMCITSSISYAILIK from the exons GTCGTCGCCTCCAGTCAAGCTTCTCGTAACGGACAAACAT GTGGAGATAGATAACGGCATTGTTAAAATAACGTTATCAAATCCCGGCGGCATGATCACAAGCGTCGGATACAAAAAGACCACCAATATTCTTCAATATCGCTTCAAAGAAGGGCGAAGAGG TTACTGGGACATTATGTGGAGTACGCCAGATCGCAATGGCAGTCACTTGGACAC GCTCGAGTGTGAGAACTTAAGAGTTATAGCAGAAAGTGATGATCAGGTTGAAGTTTCATTCATAAGGACATGGCATCACTCCCTTGATGGAGAAGTGCCTCTTAATATTGATAAGAG GTATATTGTCCTACGTGGATCTTCTGGTTTCTACTCGTATGCAACTTTAGAGCATATGGCAGGATGGCCTGATCTAGACATAGACGAAGCAAGAATTGTGATGAAGCTTGATGAGAT GTTTCGTTACATGGTAATATCTGACGATAAGCAAAGGATCATGCCAACAGAAATGGATACGAAAACAGGGCGTAGTCTTGACTACAAGGAGGCTGTTCTGTTAACAAATCCCAGCAATCCACAACTCAGAGGAgag GTGGATGATAAGTATCAGTACTCGTGTGAGAACAAGGATAGCCACGTGCACGGATGGATTAGTTCTAATCCGCGTATTGGGTTTTGGGTGATAATGCCTAGCGATGAGTTCCGAGCTGGTGGCCCTATCAAACAAGACCTCACTTCACATGCTAGCTCTACTTCCTTAGCT GTATTCTTTAGTGCGCATTATATTGGTGCAGATTTTGGAGTTAAATTGCGCAATGGAGAGCGGTGGAAGAAGGTCTTTGGCCCTGTTTTCATGTACCTTAATTCCGACAACACCCATAACCCCACAGCAATTTGGGAAGATGCTAAGAGACAA GCTGCAGAAGAGACCAAGAAATGGCCTTATAATTTCCCATTGTCACGAGATTTTCCCCGTTCCAACCAACGTGGTGCGATCAGTGGCCGACTATTTGTACACGATAGGGTAATCACAACAGCAAATTCAGCATATGTAGGATTGGCTCAACCTGGAGATGCTGGATCTTGGCAAGACAACTCTAAG GGGTATCAATTCTGGACACAAAGTGACGAAAGTGGACACTTCAGAATCAAAGATGTTAGAGCAGGCACTTACAACCTATACGCTTGGGTGCCAGGAGTCATAGGAGACTACAAACACCGCGCTGACATTATAATTCGACCAG GAAGCCAAATTGTGATGGGTAATATTGTGTACGATGCTCCAAGAAATGGTCCCACTCTTTGGGAAATCGGGATCCCTGATCGAACTGCAGCTGAATTCTACGTTCCTGATCCTTCCCCTCACCTAGTTAACAAACTATACATTAACCACACAGAAAA GTATAGACAATATGGTTTGTGGAACAGATACACTGATTTATATCCTCATCAAGATCTGATTTACACCGTTGGAGTCAGCGATTATCGTAGAGACTGGTTTTTCGCCCATGTAAATAG GAAGGTGAGCAAAGGCTATGTACCAACAGCATGGCAAATTGTGTTCAACGTGAGACACGTGATTAGGGCAGGAACTTACACGCTTCGGCTTGCATTGGCATCTGCCAACTACGCAGAAATCCAAGTACGGATCAACAAGCGCAGTGGCATTCGCCCCTATTTCTCGACTGGAGTGATTGGCGCAGACAATGCAATTGCTAGGCATGGCATTCACGGCCTCTATAGATTATACAGTGTGGAGATATCAGGATCTCAACTGCTGCAAGGAAGAAACACAATATATCTGAGGCAAGCACGAGGCGCCTTGCCATTCGTAGGCGCTATGTATGACTACATTCGCCTCGAAGCTCCGCCTCAGTCCTCGCATCAATCACATTCGACTGCCGTCTCCTATGCAAATAGTATCAATTCATGCACGTCTGTACTCATCATGTGTATTACTTCCTCGATTTCATATGCTATTCTTATCAAATAG